CCGAGAAGAAGCACAGCTTTGCGATGAGCGCATCGCTCTCTTGCGTCACGAGCTCGGTAAGCCTCCAGGATTCGAGTTTCATTTTCACGAGAATTCTGATCGGATTCGCGAGGCCTTTTTCAAAGCCGTCTTACCGTACGGATTCTTTTACTACGGTATTGTCATCAACAAGGGAAAACTTTTCGGGGAGGGATTCCACAACAAGGAATCGTTCTACAAGTATGCCTGCGGACTGCTTTTTGAGAATGCAAAGGATAAGCTGGAAAATGCAACAGTCATTATTGATGAATCCGGGAGACAGCTCTTTAAGTATCAATTGGCGAACTACCTGAAGCGTCGTATGAATGCGGAAAGCGTGACGACTCGGATCAAGAAGGTGAGGATGCAGGATTCCCATCGAAACAATCTCGTTCAGCTTGCCGATATGGTAGCGGGAGCGGTGACGCGGAGCTTGAATGAAGGTAAAAAAGACAAGACCGACTATCGGAAAATCGTGCAGTCGCGCGAAGTCTATGTCCAGATTTGGCCGAAATAAGGAAAAAGAAAGCTCCCGGACCTATCCCTTGCGGGAAAGCGGCGATGAACGCCACAGTTTGGTTCGGGAGCACTTCCACCTATAAAATACGCTTTGCAGACCGTTTTGTCAACACTGAGTCAGCACTGATGTGGCAGTAAGTGAGCAGTCCAGAGTGGGCTAAAAAATTTGGCTTGAAAATGGGATAAAAGGGGAGTAGGATAGGGTTCAATATGAAACAGACTGGAAACAACTTCGCCTTCATTGATGCACAGAACCTGAACCTTTCTGTGAAACGACTTGGTTGGCGTCTGGATTATGCGCGTTTCAGAGTGTACCTGCGGGAAAAGTATGGCGTCAGCAAAGCGTACATGTTCATTGGTTTCATGGAAGAGCAGTCGAGTCTCTACCGATCCCTCCAGGAGAAAGGCTATATCCTCATATTCAAGCCGACGCTTCGTCACAAGGATGGGACCATCAAGGGGAATTGTGATGCTGAACTCGTCCTGCAGGCGATGATCGATTATCAGGCGTACAAGAAAGCCGTGGTTGTCACGGGTGATGGAGATTTTCATTGCCTCATCCGGTATCTGATCGACAAAGAAAAATTAGAACAGCTTCTTGTCCCAGATCAGGCGCACTACTCGGCTCTCTTGAAGCGGTTCCCTTCGGGATTTCTTGCTTTTATTTCCCAGCTGCGGAATAAGCTGGAATTTCGCCCCTAAAAAGAAAAGAACCCCGTAAGGACAGGACCTTAAAGGGCGCTTTTCGTCGTAATTCTACTAGAAGAGTAGCGCCGACGAAGTGCTTTGTCAAGGGCGGAAAAGTGCAAAGAGGTGGCTTTTTCTCATCTCTAACCAACTCATCCCACGCCCTCGTTTTTGTGGCTTGCCACGGAGCCCGGTTTCGGTGGTAGCGTGGCTTGAAAATGGGGTAAAAGCTTGCCCTGTTAGATTTGCGTTATCTCATAGGGGAGAGTAGGGTGATTCCTCGGGCTTTGGTATACAATGGAAAGGCTTGAATAAGGATATTTTTGACTATGGAAAAGAAGTCCTCGAATACGAATTTGAATAAGGCAAGCAAGGCAAAGAAAGATGAGTTTTATACTCAGCTTGTTGATATTGAAAAAGAGCTCAAGCACTGCAAAGATCAGTTTCGTGGCAAAGGGGTTTATTGTAATTGTGATGATCCTTTTGAAAGTAACTTCTTCAAGTATTTTGCAACCAACTTCAATGCACTTGGATTAAAGAAACTTATTGCTACTAGCTATAAGCCGTCCCCCATAGCTAATACGCAACTAAATCTATTTGGTGATATTACAGTACTATCTACGCCAAAAGGTCGTCCTAAGATAACCGCCAACAAATTCATTATCAATGAAGTTGATGATATAGATGGAGATGGTGCATTTGATTTGCGTGATATTGCCGAACAGCTCAAGGCTAATAAAAACAATGAATGGGCGCCATTAAAGGGAGAGGGAGACTTTAGAAGTAAAGAAAGTATAGAGTTGCTAAAGCAGGCTGACATCGTGGTGACAAATCCGCCGTTCTCTCTATTTCGGGAATATGTTGCACAGTTGATGGAGCATAGCAAGAAATTTCTTATTCTCGGAAACCAGAACGCCATAATTTATAAGGAAATTTTCAAGTTCATAAAGGAGAACAAAATGTGGCTTGGGTATGACAATGGTGGAACGAAGTGGTTTCAAGTCCCAACCGATTACAACATACCAACAGAATCAAGAATAAAAACCGAAAACGGAATAAAGTACTTCAGCATGGGAAGTATAGTGTGGTTTACAAACATGGATACAACTAAACGCCATGAGGAGCTGACTTTATATAAAAAATATTCATCAGAAGAGTACCAAAAATACGATAATTATGATGCAATTGAGGTACCAAGGTTTCTTGATATTCCGATGGATCACGATGGTGTAATGGGTGTGCCGATTACTTTTCTTGATCGGTATAACCCGGAACAATTTGAAATTGTTGGATCAAATCGAGGCATAGACCAAGACTCGAATAAAATATATGGCCGAGGATCTTTTTTGAATGGTAAAGAAACCTTCAAGCGACTTTTTATAAAAAATAGAATGGCAAAAAAGTAATATGAAAATCGAACTAAACAGAATTCCGGTTCGTGAAGTGGTTACGGGCTACAAAGATAGTGCCGAGGAGGGCGTTGTTGCCTATGAGGGTAAGCTTGATGTGCGACCGAAGTACCAGCGTGAATTTGTTTACAAAGATAAGCAGCGCAATGCGGTAATTGATACTGTCCGAAAGGGATTTCCCCTTAATGTGATGTATTGGGTAAAGACCGACGAGGGAAATTTTGAAGTGCTCGATGGGCAACAAAGAACAATAAGTTTAGGTCAATATGTAAACGGTGATTTCTCTGTGGATTTTAATGGTCGCCTTGCTATGTTCCATAATCTCACCAAAGAGGAACAGGAGCAGATTCTGAACTACGAACTGATGATTTATTTCTGTGAGGGGACAGATAAAGAAAAGCTGGATTGGTTCAAGATCATAAATATTGCTGGTGAAAAGCTGACCGATCAAGAGTTGCGTAACGCTGTTTATACCGGTTCTTGGCTTTCAGATGCAAAACTCAAATTCAGTAAATCAAACTGTGCCGCATACCTTTTGGCCAATGATGGCGGCTCACTAGTAAATGGTTCGCCAATTCGGCAAGAGTATTTGGAGACCGCTCTTCTATGGATTAGTAACGGCGAGATTGAGGATTATATGGCCAAACACCAGCACGACGAGAACGCTGAAGAGTTGTGGCAATATTTTCAAAATGTCATTGCCTGGGCACATAAAATTTTCACCAAATATCGCAAAGAGATGAAGGGGGTTGAGTGGGGCAGGTTGTACAATAGGTATAAAGATACCGCTTACGATTCTCGAGAGATTGAGGAGAAAACACTGGAACTTATCAATGATGATGAAGTTCAGAGTTTAAAAGGCATCTACGAATATATTTTGACGGGCGAAGATAAACATCTAAATCTTCGTCAATTTGAGGATAAGACAAGAAGAAAAGCTTACGAAAAACAAAAAGGCAAATGTGTTTGGTGTAAAAAAACTTTTGAATTTGAAGAAATGGAAGCCGACCACATTACCCCCTGGCACGAGGGTGGCAAAACAACTGCGGAAAATTGCCAAATGCTCTGCAAGCAAGATAACCGAACGAAATCAGGAAAATAGACCGCCGTGGGGATTTTCAATGAAGAGAAGCAAATTTAAACTTGCCTTTTTCTTTTATTTGTGGCAGTGTGAGAGTATAGAGTAAAAAATAAAAACCACTCCAAACACAGAAGATCGGAAAGAGTCATAATCCCCAATGCGATTATACCACCACCCCGGACTTCCGGGGTGGTTTTGTTTCATTGTAAGTTATGTGGGTAAAGACATCAGGAGTAAGCGCAGTTGAGATTGACGATGATGTTTTTCGAACAATTCTCAGCTTTTATCCGGAAGAAAAATTGCATGAGTCAGAATTCTTTCAGAGCTGTTTTAGTCATGGCTCTGTAAGCTATACATTGTTGCGCGCAGAGTCAAATAAAATATTTCTGCCTTGGCAGCTATTCTTCCTGAATAAAAAGAATCTCAAGAAGCAGCTCAAGCATATAAATGAACAACGCGAAGACAGGTTGTCTGCGGCCTTTTTTACAAAAAGAAAAGGCTCAGGAGAACATATGTCCAGAAGGATAGTGGATAGACTCATTCGTCTTCAGGGGTTTGTTGTTTCAAAAAAGAAATATCAAAAGAATAGTTTTTGTAATTCGCTTAATTCATTAAGCCCAACCGATGCAGCCAATTCTCTCATTGAATACTTCGGGGTTGATCTAGTGGAATTCAGAGGCAAGAAGACAAAGCGAGAAGCACTCGAGTATTTAATTAAAAAAATAGGAGCAGGACAGATTAATGTGTCTCGGGGAGTAAGAGTCTTGCTTCCTATTTATCAACAAATCGACAAGATATACAAAAACACCAGTGGATTCGCCCTAAAGGATGACTGCCTGCCTTTTATATTTTTACCAGGAGATATAAATCCTGAAGAGGCTACAGGAAGGCAAATATATAGTCTGTTTTATCTTCTGGCTTCCATTGGGATAAATGACTATAGCTTTTTTATAGATCAAGATCTTGAAGTTCAGGTAGTAGGCGCAAAAAATCTTGAGAAATGGAAGCATGATCTGGTTTCATGCATCATATTGCCAACAGACTCGTTGACTACAATACCGACTAGTCTGGACGATATTATGAAGATGAGCGACAAATATAAGGTAACTCCAACAGCTGTCATTGTTGTTCTTAGGGCTCGGGGCATCATTAATAGTGCACTCTTCGACTTCTTAAAGAGTGAATTAAACCTATCTGTAAAAACCTTTCAACAAGGATGGTCCGCAAAAATCTCTACTTCTGTAAAAAAATTTTGTGGTCAAGAAGCTTCTGCCGCCATAAATATGCTTATCCGGGGCGGAAAACTGAAATCAATCACAGCCCAGTATCTTATCTTTGGCCGGGTGAATAAAAGTCAGTATAAGAAATATTTTTCTCAGATACAGAACACTGTATGAAAGTGATAGATACAAATTTTATTATTAACGCATATCGCGAAGAAGTTCTCTTGAAGAACGAATACTTTGCTGCACCCGATGTGTTAGAGGAGCTAAAGATTGATCCAGGCATTAAAATTCCAAGTAATGTGAAGGACGGAAGAGGGGGTATTTTTTTCAGTATGCCAGTCTATCTAGGGAACTATAGCTACTTTTTGAATAAGTACTGCCCCTCATTTTATAATATGACTAGTTTTGGAGACATCTCTACCTTAGCCTTCATAAGAACAGTTCTTGAGAATATCAAAAGACAAGCGACGCTGCCTACGATGGAAGAAAATATTATTTTGTTTGCAGACGATGAGAAACTCTCGAAGAGGGTGATAAAAGAGTTTTCTAGCGAAGTCAAGATTATTAAATTTGCTAATTCGGAAAAGAATCTTTTATAGATACGAAAACTAGTTGGTTATTGTACTAAAAGTAGTAAAGAATAATGACGAAACTCTATCTCGATATCGATCGGGTGTAGCAAAGGGAATAACCAGGAGCCTCTCCTCTCTTTTCCGACCAACAACATTCCGACATTCTTGAGAATGTGAGAATGTTTCTCGATCGAGATTGGCGGTATGTGGGGCGGGTGTAGAATAGGGGCATGAAAGAGATGGAAAAATTCGTCCGGCTCTACCGCGAAAAGAAGTATGAGCAGTGTCTCGTGGCGCTCCGGGCATTCATCGCCAAGTATCCCAACGAGACGAGTGCACTCGGCTACGCCGGACTGTGCTATCTCGATCTGGAACGATCCTCAGAAGCGGTTCCCTATTTCGATCGGTGCCTGGAGGAGAAGGCAGGGAGCAATCATTTCTGGGTGCTCCGGGGCGATTGCTACTACGATCAGGGTGACTTCGCACAGGCGATGCACGACTACTCCATCTCGCTCGCACTGGAACCGGAGAACTGGGCCGTCTACGACAAGATCGGTCACTGCCACCATTTCTTGGGTCAGGGGGAGCGGGGAATAGCGTGGGTAGAGTATGCGTTCGAACGAGGACGGCAACCGGACACCATGCTGATTCTCAGTATGCTGTTCGAAGAGAATGGCCGGCTCGATGAGGCGCTCGCTCGGGCGCGTGCTGGGGCCAGGGAGTTCCCGCATGACAAACGATTTCGTGAGCGTTTGCAGGAATTGAAAAGGATCCCGCGATCGCGCGAGGACTCGAAACGTAAACCTGAGAAATGACTCGACTCTCTCTCGATATCAAATGGTGCTGATCGGGCGGGGAGGGCGGTGGCCCCTTTTCCTGTTTCTCTTGATACTGATATTCCAATATTCTTGAGAATGTGAGAATGTTGTGCTAGGGTAGGGGTGAAATTTGGTGTCATGGATAATTATGGCTGGAATTAAAACTTACAAGCAGCTGGAGCGGTATTTCAAGGGTGTCGCCAACCATCGTCGTATCAGCATCCTACTGCTCGTCAGTCAGTCCGAGGGGATCGCGCTCGATGATATGAGCCGGCG
This is a stretch of genomic DNA from Candidatus Moraniibacteriota bacterium. It encodes these proteins:
- a CDS encoding adenine-specific methyltransferase EcoRI family protein, whose product is MEKKSSNTNLNKASKAKKDEFYTQLVDIEKELKHCKDQFRGKGVYCNCDDPFESNFFKYFATNFNALGLKKLIATSYKPSPIANTQLNLFGDITVLSTPKGRPKITANKFIINEVDDIDGDGAFDLRDIAEQLKANKNNEWAPLKGEGDFRSKESIELLKQADIVVTNPPFSLFREYVAQLMEHSKKFLILGNQNAIIYKEIFKFIKENKMWLGYDNGGTKWFQVPTDYNIPTESRIKTENGIKYFSMGSIVWFTNMDTTKRHEELTLYKKYSSEEYQKYDNYDAIEVPRFLDIPMDHDGVMGVPITFLDRYNPEQFEIVGSNRGIDQDSNKIYGRGSFLNGKETFKRLFIKNRMAKK
- a CDS encoding DUF262 domain-containing protein, which produces MKIELNRIPVREVVTGYKDSAEEGVVAYEGKLDVRPKYQREFVYKDKQRNAVIDTVRKGFPLNVMYWVKTDEGNFEVLDGQQRTISLGQYVNGDFSVDFNGRLAMFHNLTKEEQEQILNYELMIYFCEGTDKEKLDWFKIINIAGEKLTDQELRNAVYTGSWLSDAKLKFSKSNCAAYLLANDGGSLVNGSPIRQEYLETALLWISNGEIEDYMAKHQHDENAEELWQYFQNVIAWAHKIFTKYRKEMKGVEWGRLYNRYKDTAYDSREIEEKTLELINDDEVQSLKGIYEYILTGEDKHLNLRQFEDKTRRKAYEKQKGKCVWCKKTFEFEEMEADHITPWHEGGKTTAENCQMLCKQDNRTKSGK
- a CDS encoding DUF3800 domain-containing protein; amino-acid sequence: MLVFIDESGDTGLDIARGATRYFSMVLVAFEDREEAQLCDERIALLRHELGKPPGFEFHFHENSDRIREAFFKAVLPYGFFYYGIVINKGKLFGEGFHNKESFYKYACGLLFENAKDKLENATVIIDESGRQLFKYQLANYLKRRMNAESVTTRIKKVRMQDSHRNNLVQLADMVAGAVTRSLNEGKKDKTDYRKIVQSREVYVQIWPK
- a CDS encoding tetratricopeptide repeat protein translates to MKEMEKFVRLYREKKYEQCLVALRAFIAKYPNETSALGYAGLCYLDLERSSEAVPYFDRCLEEKAGSNHFWVLRGDCYYDQGDFAQAMHDYSISLALEPENWAVYDKIGHCHHFLGQGERGIAWVEYAFERGRQPDTMLILSMLFEENGRLDEALARARAGAREFPHDKRFRERLQELKRIPRSREDSKRKPEK
- a CDS encoding NYN domain-containing protein — protein: MKQTGNNFAFIDAQNLNLSVKRLGWRLDYARFRVYLREKYGVSKAYMFIGFMEEQSSLYRSLQEKGYILIFKPTLRHKDGTIKGNCDAELVLQAMIDYQAYKKAVVVTGDGDFHCLIRYLIDKEKLEQLLVPDQAHYSALLKRFPSGFLAFISQLRNKLEFRP